Proteins found in one Zea mays cultivar B73 chromosome 1, Zm-B73-REFERENCE-NAM-5.0, whole genome shotgun sequence genomic segment:
- the LOC100285209 gene encoding lrgB-like family protein: MAATAMIRITTLRCRHDPLSSLPRTTSAACSCTLPPRCRQCRLLPPHSSGCSPSSSIFPRRVRVRPTAALKRIGGGNTSFMGPANNGATTLQRSSSPDLRRSLIVLKSTAGTGGGNASSGLLPTILGVAHLLVSLGIVLATDKFLKQAFVAASIKFPSALFGMFCVFSVLVVFDTFVPALAKAFMDFFEPATLFIQRWLPLFYVPSLVVLPLAVRDVPAASGVKIFAITFGGWFATLAVAGYTALAVRKLVKTQLIPAEPMSKASPFSTVETWAWAAVFVASFGVACFNPRALGTTARTCLPFLLAATVLGYMVGSGLPSGVKKVLHPIITCALSADLAAVAYGYLSGSGLDAVLGDYLTKAPSNPGAGDVLMGFLGSVIISFAFSMFKQRKLVKRHAAEIFTSIAIASTFSLYSTAVIGRLIGLEPSLTISILPRCITVALALSIVSFFEGVNSSLTAAVVVVTGLIGANFVQVAMDKLGLNDPIARGIGTASSAHGLGTAALSAKEPEALPFCAIAYGLTGIFGSLVCSVPVVRQSLVFIAG; encoded by the exons ATGGCCGCGACCGCCATGATTAGGATTACCACTTTACGTTGCCGCCACGACCCGCTCTCCTCCCTTCCCCGCACCACGTCGGCCGCCTGCTCCTGTACCCTTCCGCCTCGATGTCGCCAATGCAGACTGCTCCCTCCCCATTCTTCTGGCTGTTCCCCTTCCTCCTCCATCTTTCCGCGCCGGGTCCGGGTCCGCCCAACAGCAGCATTGAAGCGCATCGGTGGCGGCAACACCAGCTTCATGGGTCCAGCCAACAATGGCGCCACCACGCTTCAGCGATCTTCATCGCCCGACCTTCGTCGCAGCCTGATCGTCCTCAAGTCTACTGCTGGTACAGGAGGTGGCAATGCTTCCTCAGGACTGCTGCCCACC ATTCTTGGGGTGGCGCATCTGCTTGTGTCGCTGGGCATTGTGCTCGCCACCGATAAGTTCCTCAAACAGGCATTTGTTGCCGCGTCCATCAAGTTCCCAAGCGCCCTCTTCGGCATGTTCTGCGTCTTCTCTGTGCTAGTCGTGTTCGACACATTCGTGCCTGCTCTGGCGAAGGCGTTCATGGACTTCTTTGAGCCTGCCACGCTGTTCATCCAGAGGTGGCTACCGTTGTTCTATGTCCCGTCACTGGTCGTGCTGCCGCTCGCCGTCAGGGATGTCCCAGCGGCTTCAGGAGTCAAGATTTTTGCAATCACTT ttggcGGCTGGTTTGCTACCCTTGCGGTCGCAGGATATACAGCATTAGCTGTGAGAAAACTTGTGAAAACACAGCTTATACCAGCAGAGCCCATGAGCAAGGCATCGCCATTTTCTACAGTAGAAACCTGGGCATGGGCTGCTGTATTCGTTGCATCGTTCGGTGTTGCATGTTTCAATCCCAGAGCTCTTGGTACCACAGCAAGAACATGCCTTCCCTTTCTGCTCGCTGCCACTGTGCTGGGATACATGGTTGGTTCTGG GTTACCATCTGGTGTCAAGAAAGTGTTACATCCAATCATCACCTGCGCACTTTCTGCAGATTTGGCGGCAGTAGCGTATGGGTACCTCTCCGGGTCTGGACTTGACGCTGTGCTAG GTGATTACCTCACAAAGGCGCCCTCTAATCCTGGAGCTGGTGACGTACTAATGGGTTTCCTTGGGTCTGTGATCATATCATTTGCATTCTCAATGTTCAAACAGAGAAAG CTTGTAAAGAGGCACGCAGCAGAGATTTTCACATCAATTGCCATTGCGTCGACATTCTCTCTGTACTCAACCGCTGTCATAGGGCGCCTGATTGGGCTGGAGCCATCGTTAACCATATCCATATTGCCAAGGTGTATAACTGTGGCGCTGGCTTTGAGCATAGTATCTTTCTTTGAAG GTGTAAACTCTTCCCTAACCGCTGCCGTGGTTGTCGTTACCGGGCTCATTGGCGCGAATTTCGTGCAAGTAGCTATGGATAAACTTGGTCTCAACGACCCCATCGCCAGAGGAATAGGGACAGCTTCCAG TGCTCATGGACTGGGGACAGCAGCACTGTCAGCCAAGGAACCTGAAGCGCTTCCTTTCTGCGCCATCGCTTATGGTCTCACGGGAATTTTTGGCTCCTTGGTTTGCTCGGTTCCAGTAGTGAGGCAAAGCTTGGTATTCATAGCTGGTTAG